A single window of Rana temporaria chromosome 1, aRanTem1.1, whole genome shotgun sequence DNA harbors:
- the LOC120945728 gene encoding serine/threonine-protein kinase SBK1-like, with protein sequence MVLKDIEELTPKKRVNPECIKEALQDTMASVAHEVRCVLDRMISFHSRKLHQLDLPDHFIIVKELGEGGFGKVYLASDRKTGRRMALKVMDKSKTSRESFLREFSISFLLSSHPNIIGTCETIFTTISCYVFTQELAPIGDLYSLIVSCVGIPEDVAKRCALQISSALEFIAVKGLVHMDVKPDNVLVFDKECHSIKLTDFGLAKVTGTVIRFKCGSKPYRPRDMYDISPLNGLVVDGSLDVWAFGVTIYVLLTGEFPWQDTLPDDADFKSFVVWQKNFEVDNPPEAWREIPTGIRRMFIDLLAIDSTKRSPSTEVLNYMGETWKVKKTVRDEESDPMESSSSKPSDESLCETSYLNSSRSDISITSSLSSTSSFLIIDTSASQSEMTSEPQKENTEEALIIYDEEFSLHVGAEVDIE encoded by the exons CTCTCCAGGATACAATGGCCTCCGTTGCCCATGAGGTGAGATGTGTTTTGGACAGAATGATCTCCTTTCATTCACGAAAACTACATCAGTTGGACCTTCCAGATCACTTCATCATTGTGAAGGAACTTGGAGAAGGAGGCTTTGGAAAAGTCTACCTGGCAAGTGACAGAAAAACAG gtcGAAGAATGGCTTTGAAAGTCATGGATAAAAGTAAAACCAGCCGGGAGTCTTTCCTCCGAGAGTTTAGCATTTCATTCCTACTTTCTTCTCATCCCAACATCATCGGAACCTGTGAGACCATCTTCACCACCATCAGCTGCTACGTCTTTACCCAAGAACTGGCACCTATTGGTGATCTGTACTCTCTGATTGTATCATGT GTGGGAATTCCAGAAGATGTGGCAAAGAGATGTGCCCTTCAGATCTCCAGTGCTCTGGAATTCATAGCGGTGAAAGGACTGGTACACATGGATGTGAAGCCAGACAACGTTTTAGTGTTTGATAAGGAGTGCCATTCCATTAAGCTCACAGACTTTGGCCTTGCTAAGGTCACGGGGACAGTGATTAGATTCAAGTGTGGCAGCAAACCCTACAGACCTCGAGATATGTATGACATTTCCCCTCTAAATGGACTGGTTGTAGATGGCAGTCTTGATGTGTGGGCGTTTGGTGTCACCATCTACGTTCTGCTCACGGGGGAGTTTCCATGGCAGGACACCCTCCCTGACGATGCCGATTTTAAAAGTTTTGTTGTCTGGCAGAAGAATTTTGAGGTGGATAATCCTCCCGAAGCATGGAGAGAAATTCCCACTGGGATACGAAGGATGTTCATTGATCTGTTGGCCATTGACTCTACTAAAAGAAGTCCGAGTACGGAAGTCCTAAATTACATGGGTGAAAcctggaaagtaaaaaaaacagtaagggATGAGGAATCGGATCCCATGGAAAGCAGTTCTTCCAAACCTTCTGATGAATCCTTGTGTGAAACTTCCTATCTGAACAGTTCAAGGAGCGACATTTCCATCACATCATCTCTGAGCTCCACGTCTTCTTTTTTGATTATAGACACGTCTGCATCTCAGTCGGAGATGACTTCAGAGCCACAGAAGGAGAACACGGAAGAAGCACTGatcatatatgatgaggagttctCTCTACATGTTGGTGCAGAGGTAGATATCGAGTGA